TCTTCTCGGTCCTTGTCTCTAGGAAACAGAACTTCCAGCGCGTGTACTATATGTACTATACATCGGCTTAACTTGTTCTGCATATGTTCACGCGCAAACGAAAAGACGTAGCGAAGAAAAAAGTGGAGAAGCCAGAACTGGCCAGAtccgtgaaaaattctttatacTCGACGTTGATGGTCCTTCTATGT
This window of the Ptiloglossa arizonensis isolate GNS036 chromosome 13, iyPtiAriz1_principal, whole genome shotgun sequence genome carries:
- the LOC143153827 gene encoding uncharacterized protein LOC143153827 isoform X2; translated protein: MFTRKRKDVAKKKVEKPELARSVKNSLYSTLMVLLCATMYNGKRSVDTIRREGDKVTVCERDNE